GTGGATTCCACGGTATATTCGGCCGATGGCCGAGAGTCTTGATGTGACGGACTGGTCCATCCTGGCCGAGTTGCAGCGTGACGGCCGCGTACCGCTCACCGAGTTGGCCCGGCGGGTGAGCCTCAGCGCCTCCGCGACGACCGAGCGGGTACGGCGGATGGAGGCGGCCGGCGTCATCCGCGGCTACCGTGCGGTCGTCGACCTGGGGAAGGCCGGATACCCCGTGCTCGCCGTGGTGCGGCTCAAGTATCCGGGCAGCCGGCACGAGCCGCTGCACCGGTTGCTGGGCGAGCGCACGGAGATCCTGGAGTGCCTGCGCACCACCGGCGACGACTGCTACACGCTCAAGGTCGCCGCGACCTCCATGGCCCACCTGGAGAAGGTGGTGGACGATCTGGCGCAGTTCGGCAGCACCACGACCAACATCGTCTACAGCGAGACCCTGCCGTACCGCGGACCGCACGCCCCGTGACGCCCGCGACGCCCCGCGACGCCCCGTGGCGTCAGGCGGCGGGCCTGGTGGCGGGCTGCGCCCTGAAGGAGATGGCCTCCATGAGGGCCTTGTGCTTGGTGTTCTGGAAGGCGGCGACCTTCCACTCGCCGGTCGCCTGGCGGACCACGGTGTAGGTCTGGATCTTGCCGAGCTTGCCGGGCCTGCCCTTGTGGACGTCGCCGCGGGTGACGACCAGAGCGGTGCCGGGGCCGGCGAAACGGATGCCGACGATCTCACTGGCGAGCCGGGTGCCCCTGAGGAAGCTGTCGAACAGGGCCTGGTGCGCGGC
Above is a window of Microbispora sp. ZYX-F-249 DNA encoding:
- a CDS encoding Lrp/AsnC family transcriptional regulator, encoding MAESLDVTDWSILAELQRDGRVPLTELARRVSLSASATTERVRRMEAAGVIRGYRAVVDLGKAGYPVLAVVRLKYPGSRHEPLHRLLGERTEILECLRTTGDDCYTLKVAATSMAHLEKVVDDLAQFGSTTTNIVYSETLPYRGPHAP
- a CDS encoding SgcJ/EcaC family oxidoreductase, producing the protein MNAFETTPETATRPGDTAAVTAVLDRLTAAWNAGDGAAYGAEFTADATYITYVGTLYVGAAEIGAAHQALFDSFLRGTRLASEIVGIRFAGPGTALVVTRGDVHKGRPGKLGKIQTYTVVRQATGEWKVAAFQNTKHKALMEAISFRAQPATRPAA